One region of Thiorhodovibrio frisius genomic DNA includes:
- a CDS encoding type II toxin-antitoxin system HicB family antitoxin produces MTAMMTTQHVYRGYLFTIEYLAKDPIYSVDFPDIPQIITSGKTLTEAFANACEALDLCLESLDKLGQPAPPIRHRLLVQAA; encoded by the coding sequence ATGACCGCCATGATGACCACCCAGCATGTCTATCGCGGCTATCTGTTCACCATCGAGTATTTAGCCAAGGATCCAATCTACAGCGTCGACTTCCCGGACATCCCGCAAATCATCACCAGCGGCAAGACCCTGACCGAGGCCTTTGCGAACGCCTGTGAAGCCTTGGATCTCTGCCTGGAAAGCCTCGATAAGCTCGGCCAACCCGCGCCGCCGATCCGCCATCGGCTGCTGGTGCAAGCGGCATGA
- a CDS encoding UPF0175 family protein, with product MTTIAIKLPDGAFSALRKDPREMEAEMRLAAAAKWYELGLISQERGAEIAGLSRLDFILGLSRLGVSPFQEDLDDDV from the coding sequence ATGACAACCATCGCGATTAAACTTCCAGACGGTGCTTTCTCGGCTCTGCGGAAGGATCCGCGCGAAATGGAAGCCGAGATGCGCCTCGCTGCCGCCGCCAAGTGGTACGAGTTGGGCCTCATCTCGCAGGAAAGGGGGGCTGAAATTGCTGGGCTGTCGCGTCTGGATTTCATACTCGGTCTGTCCCGACTGGGCGTTTCGCCGTTCCAAGAGGACTTGGATGACGATGTCTGA
- the brxC gene encoding BREX system P-loop protein BrxC → MEIKALFDSNKDIYRTIEKVITYGVSQETRLKAEISEYVVTESIEDQLGRLLDKMEAAMEAGGENEVGIWVSGFYGSGKSSFTKYLGLAFDDRVTIDGIPFLHHLQNRLKKSTTKARLAAVAKKYPAAVLMLDLASEQVAGATMEEVSTVLYYKVLQWGGYSRNLKVAAFERRAQKDGRHEEFLRLFSELTQGQAWADYRNDDLVVDSVMPELAHRLYPNLFHSPSAFSTETSAIIRFENDRVAEMIDIAREASGRDYIIFVVDEVGQYVGSRQNLILNLDGLGKNLKAIGNGKVLFIGTAQQRLTEDDASAALNSQQLFKLKDRFPIQIDLEASDIKEICTNRLLGKSPTGEAEVGRLFDQHGQSLRHHTKLEDARAYGADFDRQTFIDLYPFLPAHFDILLHLLGALAKSTGGIGLRSAIKVIQDILVEGPDGKTPIANQPLGWLATTVTLFDALERDIRRAFVSWHLAVGKVKIRFPDSELHQQIGKSVCVLQILGNLPISRQNVASLMHPSVASPARKDHIDAAIEDLIKDAIVPMGEKDGVLAFHSEKLNEIEQERAKIPLRAIELRRIHNEALKETYNPLPSTQLNNTFSVQTGLKAQAASGIPASLAGERNPIQTLVELVAPTEVETAKTRLTDDSRQKTAKQTIFLLGRTTPEMDELIAEIVRSREIVNKYRNDPDQEVKDYCGAQSDRAARLINELGRQMSNSLIKGSFIFRGELSAVDSFNQDLIEAARKHLAQVAAQVFDRHAEAPIRVSTDLAEKFLRQGNLTGMTTQIDPLGLVKLQGGQGSIDVQHKALTSIKDQIERQGSLEGKRLSDLFADAPFGWSPDTLRYLVAALLVAGEIKLKLAGREITVNGQQAIDALKTNNSFKSVGISLRDNKPPMEMLARAAGRLTSLAGDTIVPLEDIISKTAAKLFPDLQHQFAPLAGTLRTLDLPGADRLEQLASDIKDVLATDASDAVQRLGAETSVLFDSLEWARSLKQAMAQGLETTLHDLRRHLQEISGLPNNGTPGQLRQALSEPIADLEQRLQHPDFAKYATEFASGLTELHTQVRDAVKLMQQDQAQRLLDAEDDLRRLPEWPALSHQDQNNALADLQNLATTASEDLTGLRDLINQDYSIQNEVQDIKRRIQQRGQKILQDRLREEQEQAVKDGQTTICRQQALQPRITSIQDLDQLIRDLQQLRGELKYAAEFELQLHMEQ, encoded by the coding sequence ATGGAAATCAAAGCACTCTTTGACAGCAACAAAGACATCTATCGCACCATCGAGAAGGTCATTACCTATGGTGTCTCGCAAGAGACCCGTCTGAAGGCGGAGATTTCCGAATACGTCGTCACCGAGAGTATCGAAGATCAGCTTGGGCGGCTGCTCGACAAGATGGAAGCCGCCATGGAGGCCGGTGGCGAGAACGAGGTCGGCATCTGGGTGTCTGGCTTCTACGGCTCGGGGAAAAGTTCCTTTACCAAGTACCTGGGCCTGGCATTCGATGATCGCGTCACCATCGACGGCATTCCCTTTCTGCACCACCTGCAAAATCGCCTGAAAAAAAGCACCACCAAAGCGCGCTTGGCGGCGGTGGCCAAGAAATACCCCGCCGCCGTGCTGATGCTGGATCTCGCCAGCGAGCAGGTCGCCGGTGCCACCATGGAAGAAGTCTCCACCGTCCTCTACTACAAGGTGCTCCAGTGGGGCGGCTATTCGCGCAATCTCAAGGTGGCCGCCTTCGAGCGCCGCGCCCAAAAAGACGGCCGCCACGAGGAATTTCTGCGTCTGTTCAGCGAACTGACCCAAGGTCAAGCCTGGGCGGATTACCGCAATGATGACCTGGTGGTGGACAGCGTCATGCCGGAACTCGCCCACCGCCTGTACCCGAACCTGTTCCACAGCCCGAGCGCCTTCAGCACCGAAACCAGCGCAATCATCCGCTTCGAGAATGATCGCGTAGCGGAGATGATCGATATTGCCCGCGAGGCCAGCGGCCGCGACTACATCATCTTTGTCGTCGACGAGGTCGGACAGTACGTCGGCTCGCGGCAAAATCTGATTCTCAACCTCGACGGCCTGGGCAAGAACCTCAAGGCCATCGGCAACGGCAAGGTGTTGTTCATCGGCACCGCCCAGCAGCGCCTGACCGAGGACGATGCCAGCGCCGCGCTCAACTCCCAGCAACTGTTCAAGCTCAAGGATCGCTTTCCCATCCAGATCGACCTGGAAGCCAGCGACATCAAAGAGATCTGCACCAACCGCCTGCTCGGCAAGTCGCCCACCGGCGAGGCAGAAGTGGGCCGGCTGTTCGACCAACACGGCCAGAGCCTGCGCCACCACACCAAGCTCGAAGACGCGCGCGCCTACGGGGCCGACTTTGATCGCCAGACCTTCATCGACCTCTATCCCTTCCTGCCCGCGCATTTCGACATCCTGCTCCACCTCTTAGGCGCCCTGGCCAAGTCCACCGGCGGCATCGGTCTGCGCTCGGCCATCAAGGTGATCCAAGACATTCTGGTCGAAGGGCCGGACGGCAAAACCCCTATCGCCAACCAACCTCTGGGCTGGCTGGCTACCACCGTGACCCTGTTCGACGCCCTGGAGCGCGACATCCGCCGCGCCTTCGTGTCCTGGCACCTGGCGGTTGGCAAGGTCAAGATCCGCTTCCCCGATTCCGAGCTGCACCAACAGATCGGCAAGAGCGTCTGCGTCTTGCAAATCCTCGGCAATCTGCCCATCTCCCGCCAGAACGTCGCCAGCCTGATGCATCCGAGCGTGGCCTCGCCCGCCCGCAAAGACCACATTGACGCAGCCATCGAGGACCTGATCAAGGACGCGATCGTCCCCATGGGGGAGAAAGACGGCGTCCTGGCCTTCCACAGCGAAAAACTCAACGAGATCGAGCAGGAACGCGCCAAGATCCCCCTGCGCGCCATCGAACTGCGCCGCATTCACAACGAAGCGCTGAAAGAAACCTACAACCCCCTCCCGTCCACCCAACTCAACAACACCTTCTCCGTGCAAACCGGCCTGAAGGCGCAGGCCGCCAGCGGCATCCCGGCCAGCCTGGCCGGCGAGCGCAACCCCATCCAGACCCTGGTCGAACTGGTCGCCCCCACCGAGGTCGAGACCGCCAAGACCCGCCTGACCGACGACAGCCGGCAGAAGACCGCCAAGCAAACCATCTTCCTGCTCGGGCGCACGACGCCGGAAATGGACGAGTTGATTGCAGAGATTGTTCGCAGCCGGGAAATCGTCAACAAATATCGCAACGACCCGGATCAGGAAGTCAAAGACTATTGCGGCGCGCAAAGTGACCGAGCCGCCCGACTCATCAATGAACTCGGGCGCCAGATGAGCAACAGCCTGATCAAGGGATCCTTCATCTTCCGGGGTGAACTGAGCGCGGTAGACAGCTTCAACCAGGATCTCATCGAAGCCGCCCGCAAGCACCTCGCCCAGGTGGCCGCGCAGGTGTTCGACCGGCATGCCGAGGCGCCGATCCGGGTCAGTACCGACTTGGCCGAGAAGTTCCTGCGCCAGGGCAACCTGACCGGCATGACCACCCAGATCGATCCCTTGGGGTTGGTGAAACTTCAGGGCGGCCAGGGCAGCATCGATGTCCAGCACAAAGCCCTCACCAGCATCAAGGACCAGATCGAGCGCCAGGGCAGCCTGGAAGGCAAGCGCCTCAGCGACCTCTTCGCCGATGCCCCCTTCGGCTGGTCACCGGACACCCTGCGCTACCTGGTCGCCGCCCTGTTGGTGGCCGGCGAGATCAAGCTCAAACTGGCCGGGCGCGAGATCACCGTCAACGGCCAGCAGGCCATCGACGCCCTCAAGACCAACAACAGCTTCAAATCGGTGGGGATCAGCCTGCGTGACAACAAGCCCCCCATGGAGATGCTGGCGCGCGCGGCCGGGCGCCTCACCAGCCTGGCGGGCGACACCATCGTCCCGCTGGAAGACATCATCAGCAAGACTGCCGCCAAGCTGTTTCCCGACCTGCAACACCAGTTCGCCCCCCTGGCCGGCACGCTGCGCACGCTCGACCTCCCCGGCGCCGACCGGCTTGAGCAACTGGCCAGCGACATCAAAGACGTGCTGGCCACCGATGCCTCCGACGCGGTGCAACGCCTGGGCGCGGAAACCTCTGTTCTGTTTGACAGCCTGGAGTGGGCGCGGAGCCTCAAGCAGGCCATGGCGCAGGGTCTGGAGACGACCCTGCACGACCTGCGCCGCCACCTGCAAGAGATCAGCGGCCTGCCCAACAACGGCACCCCCGGCCAACTGCGCCAGGCCCTCAGCGAACCGATCGCCGACCTGGAGCAGCGGCTCCAGCATCCCGACTTCGCCAAATACGCCACCGAATTCGCCAGCGGCCTCACCGAACTCCACACCCAGGTGCGCGATGCCGTCAAGCTCATGCAACAAGACCAGGCCCAGCGCCTGCTTGACGCCGAGGACGATCTGCGCCGCCTGCCGGAATGGCCGGCGCTCAGCCACCAGGACCAGAACAACGCCCTGGCGGATTTACAAAACCTGGCCACCACCGCGAGCGAGGATCTCACCGGCCTGCGCGACCTGATCAATCAGGACTACAGCATCCAGAACGAAGTCCAAGACATCAAGCGCCGCATCCAGCAACGCGGCCAGAAGATCCTGCAGGATCGCCTGCGCGAAGAACAGGAACAGGCCGTCAAAGACGGTCAAACGACCATCTGTCGTCAGCAGGCCTTACAACCGCGCATCACCAGCATCCAAGATCTGGACCAGCTAATCAGGGACTTGCAGCAACTGCGCGGCGAACTCAAGTACGCCGCCGAATTTGAATTGCAACTGCACATGGAACAATAA
- a CDS encoding BrxE family protein, protein MTRSLPSAIAELRLLVGFLGEKSQHDWWPSSFLATTSDAFLQPVFPRTTLLAQYHGLCEAARIVHDERVGIGRHYHLYRLPEGLEQSMAQAVSAPEFAASVKPRLTSTESTLARLAELAETTNEPAEGPVLVGAFDTDQLNPLMQRCAGHYQAAYTKGYQRFPYLKAN, encoded by the coding sequence ATGACCCGCAGTCTCCCGTCGGCAATCGCTGAACTTCGTCTTCTCGTCGGCTTTCTTGGTGAGAAGTCGCAGCACGACTGGTGGCCCAGCAGTTTTCTGGCAACCACCAGTGATGCCTTCCTCCAGCCGGTTTTCCCTCGCACCACCCTGCTCGCTCAGTATCATGGACTTTGTGAGGCTGCCCGAATTGTGCATGATGAGCGCGTCGGCATCGGTCGCCATTACCATCTTTACCGTCTGCCCGAAGGTCTGGAGCAATCCATGGCCCAGGCTGTCTCTGCCCCCGAGTTCGCTGCCAGCGTCAAGCCACGCCTGACCTCCACGGAGTCAACTCTCGCCCGGCTGGCCGAATTGGCCGAAACAACCAATGAACCGGCAGAAGGCCCGGTTCTGGTTGGGGCATTCGATACTGATCAACTCAATCCACTGATGCAGCGCTGCGCGGGACACTACCAAGCGGCCTACACGAAAGGCTATCAGCGCTTCCCCTACCTGAAAGCCAACTGA
- a CDS encoding Eco57I restriction-modification methylase domain-containing protein, with the protein MAFDKATRNALQKFVSRARRLLSEEFTRQLQATYGMDPKTGTVADMAALGHLDNQQFQTATTLRETLHHYLAVTPGKNDQNRLQQVLERMVREQAFTLLNRLAALRMAEARAVVLESLAQGQASQGFQLYQMVAGAALGEVGATYRQYLFSLFDEFSQDLAVLFDRHSPQGLLFPKDSVLLELLDAINHPDIAWLWAEDETIGWIYQYYNDPDERKNMRAESAAPRNSRELAVRNQFFTPRYVVEFLTDNTLGRLWFNATGGKTRLRDACRYLLVKPDEPPKPATKPRDPRSLKWLDPACGSMHFGLYAFDLFVEIYREAWDWEQAHGPGSLDSSTAPAAALKPLSQTYADEAAFQHDIPRLIIEHNLYGVDIDPRAAQIASLALWLRAQRAWHEAGIKANDRPLIGRGQVLAAIAPPAEPELRAQLAGQLDHLDAELFEHTLQLLEGLPELGVLLRAERALPALIRAVYGEHGPMFRDADLAQWQQAEERLRCALTDLAQAAQSSYQGRLFAQDALAGLRLIDLCRQTFDVVVMNPPFGALAAGTKERLGKAYPRSKNDLLAVMVERGLELLRPGGRLGAITSRTCFFLSSFQKWREAVVLGLAEPEVMADLGHGVMDDAMVEAAAYCLVKT; encoded by the coding sequence ATGGCCTTCGACAAAGCCACCCGCAACGCGCTGCAGAAATTCGTCTCCCGTGCACGCCGTTTGCTCAGTGAAGAATTCACCCGCCAATTGCAGGCCACCTACGGCATGGACCCCAAGACCGGGACTGTGGCCGACATGGCCGCCTTGGGTCACCTCGACAACCAGCAGTTCCAAACGGCCACCACCCTGCGCGAGACCCTGCACCACTACCTGGCGGTCACCCCCGGCAAGAACGACCAGAACCGCCTCCAACAGGTGCTGGAGCGAATGGTTCGCGAACAAGCCTTTACCCTGCTCAACCGCCTCGCCGCCCTGCGCATGGCCGAAGCGCGCGCCGTCGTGCTCGAATCCCTCGCCCAGGGGCAAGCCTCCCAAGGCTTTCAGTTGTATCAAATGGTGGCCGGTGCCGCCTTGGGCGAGGTCGGTGCGACCTATCGCCAGTATCTGTTCAGCCTGTTCGATGAGTTCAGCCAGGATCTCGCCGTCCTCTTCGACCGCCACAGCCCGCAAGGTCTGCTGTTTCCCAAGGACTCGGTCTTGCTCGAACTGCTCGACGCCATCAATCATCCGGACATCGCCTGGCTGTGGGCCGAAGACGAAACCATCGGTTGGATCTACCAGTATTACAACGACCCGGACGAGCGCAAGAACATGCGCGCCGAGTCGGCTGCGCCACGCAACTCCCGCGAACTGGCAGTGCGCAACCAGTTTTTTACCCCGCGCTATGTGGTTGAGTTTCTCACCGACAACACCCTCGGCCGACTGTGGTTCAACGCCACCGGCGGCAAGACCCGTCTGCGCGACGCGTGCCGCTACCTGCTGGTCAAGCCCGATGAACCACCCAAGCCCGCCACCAAACCGCGCGACCCGCGCAGCTTGAAATGGCTCGATCCGGCCTGCGGTTCTATGCACTTCGGTCTCTATGCCTTCGATCTGTTTGTCGAGATCTACCGCGAAGCCTGGGACTGGGAACAAGCACACGGCCCCGGCTCACTGGACAGTTCCACCGCGCCCGCTGCTGCGCTCAAGCCGCTGAGCCAAACCTATGCCGATGAAGCCGCCTTTCAGCATGACATCCCGCGCCTGATCATCGAGCATAACCTCTATGGTGTGGACATCGACCCGCGCGCCGCGCAGATCGCCTCGCTGGCGCTGTGGCTGCGCGCGCAGCGCGCCTGGCACGAAGCCGGCATCAAAGCCAACGACCGCCCGCTGATCGGTCGCGGCCAAGTGCTCGCCGCCATCGCGCCGCCGGCGGAACCCGAGTTGCGCGCGCAACTGGCCGGGCAACTGGATCACCTGGACGCCGAGCTGTTCGAGCACACCCTGCAACTGCTTGAGGGACTGCCCGAGCTGGGCGTGCTGCTCCGGGCCGAGCGCGCCTTGCCGGCGTTGATCCGCGCCGTTTATGGCGAGCATGGCCCGATGTTTCGCGACGCCGACCTGGCCCAGTGGCAACAAGCCGAGGAGCGTCTGCGCTGCGCCCTGACGGACTTGGCCCAAGCCGCGCAATCCAGCTATCAAGGGCGGCTATTTGCCCAGGATGCCCTGGCCGGCTTGCGCCTGATCGACCTGTGCCGCCAAACGTTCGACGTGGTGGTGATGAATCCGCCCTTCGGCGCGCTCGCCGCCGGCACCAAGGAGCGGTTGGGCAAGGCCTATCCGCGCAGCAAGAACGACTTGCTCGCGGTCATGGTCGAACGTGGACTGGAGCTGCTGCGCCCCGGCGGTCGGCTCGGGGCCATCACCTCGCGCACCTGTTTCTTTCTCTCCAGCTTTCAGAAGTGGCGCGAGGCTGTGGTGCTGGGGCTGGCCGAGCCGGAGGTCATGGCCGATCTGGGCCATGGCGTGATGGATGACGCCATGGTGGAAGCAGCGGCCTATTGTTTAGTCAAAACCTGA
- a CDS encoding BREX protein BrxB domain-containing protein produces MSSLPLSSIKADFDELMHRIKAGRDFAHASFEPIFYLVFSPQALLEVKRQMPAWEARLVNDGWEVHRFSITQAIQAILDEQPEFIRNLWKNQDAKAPLEWSKTNNALAGALTKNAALPARLEQKLASIEGNKNAILLVTDLEALHPYLRIGSIEGHLLGRFTVPTIFFYPGVRTGKTRLKFLGFYPEDGNYRSVHVGG; encoded by the coding sequence GTGTCATCGCTGCCCCTGTCATCAATCAAGGCTGATTTCGATGAACTCATGCACCGCATCAAAGCCGGGCGCGACTTTGCCCACGCAAGTTTTGAGCCCATCTTCTACCTGGTGTTCTCGCCCCAGGCTCTGCTTGAGGTCAAGCGCCAGATGCCAGCCTGGGAGGCCCGACTCGTCAACGACGGCTGGGAGGTCCATCGCTTTTCCATCACCCAGGCCATTCAAGCCATCCTGGATGAACAACCGGAATTCATCCGCAACCTGTGGAAAAACCAGGATGCCAAGGCCCCCTTGGAATGGAGCAAGACCAACAACGCCTTAGCCGGCGCCCTGACCAAGAACGCCGCCTTGCCAGCCCGGCTTGAGCAAAAGCTGGCAAGCATTGAGGGCAACAAAAACGCCATTCTGCTGGTCACGGATCTCGAAGCCCTGCACCCTTACCTGCGCATTGGCTCCATTGAGGGGCATTTACTGGGCCGCTTCACCGTCCCCACTATTTTTTTCTATCCCGGAGTTCGTACCGGCAAAACTCGCCTGAAGTTTCTCGGCTTTTATCCAGAAGATGGCAACTATCGTTCAGTGCACGTTGGCGGTTAA
- a CDS encoding type II toxin-antitoxin system RelE family toxin: protein MAWTINYTDTAKRSLKKIDRTTARKIVDYLDEVGRLENPKSRGKRLSGPLGGLWRYRVGDYRAVCTLEDGKMVILVVLIGHRSKVYRVS, encoded by the coding sequence TTGGCCTGGACGATTAACTACACCGACACAGCCAAGCGAAGTCTTAAGAAAATCGACCGGACCACTGCACGGAAAATCGTCGATTACCTGGACGAGGTTGGCCGGCTGGAGAACCCGAAAAGTCGTGGAAAACGCCTAAGCGGTCCCCTTGGAGGGCTGTGGCGCTATCGCGTTGGTGACTATCGCGCTGTTTGCACGCTCGAAGACGGCAAAATGGTGATCCTCGTCGTGCTGATCGGACACAGAAGCAAAGTTTATCGTGTATCTTGA
- a CDS encoding BrxA family protein produces the protein MPGEPVFYTTQLQAGLGMVEETKLLLGLYQPGMNSAQLCEAALRSGQFPLVSARRLRNIVVECFGPRYLKHEVAMYLKPLAEVLPTHQLVPLLLVFTAQANRILADFIRDIYWPSYSAGRSDLNKADATDFVQNAVRDGKTRTPWSESTIRRVSGYLLGCCADFGLLSAGRSATRSIQPVRIQSTTVLFFAYHLRFAGLSDNAVLNHQLWGLFGLEPGDVRDELKRLASNGWWIIQSAAGTTRITWLLPNMEDVTRVIAAPVINQG, from the coding sequence ATGCCCGGGGAGCCAGTCTTTTATACCACTCAACTCCAGGCCGGTCTGGGCATGGTGGAAGAGACCAAGTTATTGCTGGGGCTGTACCAGCCAGGCATGAACAGTGCACAACTCTGCGAAGCGGCGCTGCGTTCTGGCCAATTTCCGCTGGTGTCGGCCAGACGGTTACGCAACATCGTGGTCGAATGTTTCGGCCCGAGGTATCTCAAGCATGAGGTCGCGATGTACCTCAAACCGCTGGCCGAGGTGTTACCAACCCATCAGCTCGTGCCATTGTTGCTGGTCTTTACCGCACAGGCCAATCGGATTCTGGCCGACTTTATTCGCGACATCTATTGGCCAAGCTACAGTGCGGGACGCTCTGACCTCAACAAAGCCGACGCAACAGACTTTGTCCAGAACGCCGTCAGGGACGGCAAAACCCGAACGCCCTGGTCAGAATCCACCATTCGCCGGGTCTCGGGCTACCTGCTCGGCTGTTGCGCGGACTTTGGCCTGCTTTCGGCGGGACGTTCGGCCACCCGAAGCATCCAACCGGTTCGTATCCAGTCGACCACCGTGCTGTTTTTCGCCTACCATCTACGCTTTGCCGGGCTGAGCGACAACGCGGTGCTGAACCACCAACTCTGGGGATTATTCGGGCTGGAGCCTGGCGATGTTCGAGACGAGTTGAAGCGTCTGGCCAGCAACGGCTGGTGGATCATTCAATCCGCCGCCGGAACCACTCGCATCACTTGGCTGCTGCCGAACATGGAGGACGTGACCCGTGTCATCGCTGCCCCTGTCATCAATCAAGGCTGA
- a CDS encoding BREX-1 system adenine-specific DNA-methyltransferase PglX, which produces MTTFLRLLSESDKASALLDLCDRQRSGGDDPRCFEVAPGAFDAIPGQPFAYWVSEAVRETFRRFSAFGDHALATSGTGTLDDFRFLRTWWETVTQHRLAVSLRWFPYAKGGAFARMYFDHYLSINWSNNGAEMKAWIVVRYGGGHWARNIRSTEHYFRPGLTWPRRTTSGLSLRAMPAGCIFADKGPAAFVANDDPEELLALLALTNSRAFFLLVSLQMAFGSYEVGVIQKTPIPPLTTDQQTELATLARRAWSLKRALDTGNQTSHAFTLPALLQVEGATLAERAAAWNRRVAETQDELADIQRQIDAICFDLYGFSAEDRAAALSGETLAESSADDNDNEDKE; this is translated from the coding sequence ATGACCACCTTCCTGCGTTTGTTATCCGAATCCGACAAGGCATCGGCGCTGCTGGATCTGTGTGATCGACAGCGCTCCGGCGGCGATGATCCGCGCTGCTTTGAGGTCGCGCCCGGCGCCTTCGATGCGATACCCGGTCAGCCCTTTGCGTATTGGGTGAGTGAGGCGGTAAGGGAGACGTTTCGGCGCTTTTCAGCTTTTGGCGACCATGCGCTGGCGACCAGCGGAACTGGAACACTTGATGACTTTCGGTTCTTGCGCACATGGTGGGAAACCGTTACGCAACACCGTCTTGCTGTGTCTCTAAGGTGGTTTCCCTATGCGAAGGGCGGGGCTTTTGCCCGCATGTATTTCGACCACTACCTGTCGATTAATTGGAGCAACAATGGGGCCGAGATGAAAGCCTGGATTGTTGTCAGGTATGGTGGTGGCCATTGGGCGCGAAACATCCGTTCAACCGAACACTACTTCCGCCCCGGCCTCACCTGGCCTCGTCGAACAACCAGCGGCTTGAGCCTGCGCGCCATGCCGGCCGGCTGCATCTTCGCCGACAAAGGCCCAGCCGCCTTCGTGGCCAATGACGACCCCGAGGAATTGCTGGCGCTGCTCGCCCTGACCAACAGCCGCGCCTTCTTTTTGCTGGTTTCCCTGCAAATGGCCTTCGGTTCCTACGAAGTCGGCGTCATCCAGAAAACCCCCATCCCGCCGCTGACCACTGACCAACAAACCGAACTCGCCACCTTGGCCCGTCGCGCCTGGTCGCTCAAGCGCGCCCTCGACACCGGCAACCAAACCTCGCACGCCTTCACCCTGCCGGCACTGCTCCAGGTCGAGGGCGCGACCCTCGCCGAACGGGCGGCAGCATGGAATCGCCGCGTCGCCGAAACCCAAGACGAACTCGCCGACATCCAACGCCAGATCGACGCCATCTGTTTCGATCTCTACGGCTTCTCGGCGGAAGATCGGGCCGCCGCGTTGAGCGGCGAAACCCTCGCCGAGTCCAGCGCGGATGACAACGACAATGAGGACAAAGAATGA
- a CDS encoding type II toxin-antitoxin system VapC family toxin, with protein sequence MIVLDTHIWLWWITRDDRQLKQRWREKITAADQLGVAAISCFEVAWLVQHGRVELSEPLDSWFDKALNGSGIRLLAITPEIARIAAQLPEHHRDPQDRLIIATTLAHEATLISADGKFTLYHELQGRLL encoded by the coding sequence ATGATCGTGCTGGATACCCACATCTGGCTGTGGTGGATCACGCGGGATGATCGCCAACTGAAACAGCGATGGCGGGAAAAAATCACCGCCGCAGATCAGTTGGGTGTTGCGGCGATTTCCTGCTTCGAAGTGGCCTGGCTGGTACAACATGGTCGCGTCGAGCTATCCGAGCCTCTGGACTCTTGGTTTGACAAGGCATTGAATGGCTCCGGCATCAGGCTGCTGGCGATCACCCCGGAGATTGCCCGGATCGCCGCGCAACTTCCTGAGCATCACCGCGACCCACAGGATCGCCTCATCATTGCCACCACCCTGGCGCATGAGGCGACGCTGATCTCGGCAGATGGAAAATTCACGCTCTATCACGAACTGCAAGGCCGACTGTTGTAA
- the relB gene encoding type II toxin-antitoxin system RelB family antitoxin, which translates to MPTLIQLAPETEQRLGVLAARTGRSKTDYLRELIESGIEDAEDYEMASATLERVRQGLEPIHSAADVRKDLGLDD; encoded by the coding sequence ATGCCCACCTTGATCCAACTCGCACCAGAAACCGAACAGCGCCTTGGTGTTCTAGCGGCGCGGACTGGGCGCTCGAAAACGGATTACTTGCGTGAACTCATCGAGAGCGGGATTGAGGATGCCGAAGACTACGAAATGGCCTCGGCGACTTTGGAACGCGTCAGACAGGGCTTGGAGCCAATCCACTCGGCGGCTGACGTGAGAAAAGACCTTGGCCTGGACGATTAA